Proteins from a genomic interval of Falco rusticolus isolate bFalRus1 chromosome 7, bFalRus1.pri, whole genome shotgun sequence:
- the PGPEP1L gene encoding pyroglutamyl-peptidase 1-like protein isoform X2: MFLKTGLIFNFLLFTLVGKKQLTVHVGLASSAKALIILEQCGKNKGYQERDACGFHPEGACCMVDGPEKIESTINMKTLWKNISVEGIDITFSRDAGRYICDYTYYTSLYYGNGRAAFIHVPPLSRSVTADFLGKALQTIILEMLKQCAEERE; this comes from the exons aaaacaggtctcatttttaatttcctgttatTCACTctggtgggaaaaaaacagcttacTGTTCACGTTGGGCTGGCTTCATCTGCCAAAGCACTCATCATCCTTGAGCAGTGTGGGAAGAACAAAGGCTACCAAGAGAGAGATGCTTGTGGTTTTCACCCAGAAGGTGCCTGTTGCATGGTAGATGGCCCAGAAAAGATTGAATCTACAATTAATATGAAGACTCTctggaaaaacatttcagtggaaGGCATTGATATCACCTTTTCCAGAGATGCGGGAAG GTATATCTGTGATTACACCTACTACACTTCCCTGTATTATGGCAATGGAAGAGCAGCTTTCATCCATGTGCCTCCATTATCCAGATCAGTAACAGCAGACTTTCTAGGAAAAGCATTACAGACAATTATCTTAGAGATGTTAAAACAGTGTGCAGAAGAAAGAGAGTAA